The Candidatus Epulonipiscium sp. genome includes a window with the following:
- a CDS encoding MoxR family ATPase yields MDINESKIKGFSNKFMEIERVIGESIIGQDDIIRNVLVAIISGGNVLLEGLPGLGKTQLVKTIGNVLDLRFSRIQFTPDLMPADVIGTNIIVKNPDGSSGFQFQQGPIFSNIVLADEINRATPKTQSAMLEAMQEKTVTVGNNTYNLPNPFFVLATQNPLEMEGTYPLPEAQMDRFIFKLDVKFPNKEELSQIVDLTTGSKVLETVKVCNKEDLTEMGEIAREVPIAKAVRDYAMTVLLKLHPESGDAPNMIKKYVHYGPSPRGAQAIITAARIYALVNRRFNVSFDDIKAVLSPALRHRIFLNFEALADRITADDLILEVLREGK; encoded by the coding sequence ATGGATATAAATGAAAGTAAGATAAAAGGCTTTTCAAATAAATTTATGGAGATAGAAAGGGTCATAGGGGAGAGCATAATAGGGCAAGATGATATAATACGAAACGTTCTTGTCGCAATCATTTCAGGAGGGAATGTACTCCTTGAAGGGCTTCCCGGCTTAGGCAAAACCCAATTAGTAAAGACCATAGGAAATGTTTTAGACCTTAGATTTTCTCGGATTCAGTTTACCCCGGATTTGATGCCGGCAGATGTCATAGGAACTAATATTATCGTCAAAAACCCTGATGGAAGCAGTGGATTTCAATTTCAGCAGGGACCTATCTTCTCTAACATCGTCTTAGCAGATGAGATTAATCGTGCCACACCTAAAACACAAAGTGCTATGTTAGAAGCCATGCAGGAAAAAACCGTTACCGTGGGCAATAATACATACAATCTACCTAATCCCTTTTTTGTTTTGGCAACACAAAACCCTCTGGAGATGGAGGGCACATATCCGCTTCCAGAAGCCCAGATGGATAGATTTATTTTTAAGCTAGATGTGAAGTTTCCAAATAAAGAGGAATTATCTCAAATCGTAGATTTAACTACAGGTTCAAAGGTATTGGAGACAGTAAAAGTTTGCAACAAGGAAGATTTAACGGAAATGGGGGAAATAGCAAGGGAGGTACCTATTGCTAAGGCAGTTAGGGATTATGCTATGACAGTATTGTTAAAGCTCCACCCTGAATCAGGAGATGCCCCTAATATGATCAAGAAATATGTTCACTATGGGCCTAGTCCAAGGGGTGCTCAAGCAATCATTACAGCCGCAAGAATTTATGCTTTGGTTAATAGAAGGTTTAATGTCTCCTTTGATGATATTAAGGCTGTTTTATCTCCCGCTTTAAGGCACCGTATTTTTCTTAACTTCGAAGCCTTGGCAGATAGAATTACTGCAGATGACTTGATATTAGAAGTGTTAAGGGAAGGAAAATAA
- a CDS encoding 30S ribosomal protein S18: MTMQRRRIRKRKKVCNFCVDKINTIDYKEVNKVKKYISERGKILPRRITGNCAKHQRALTIAIKRARHIALLPFTQD, encoded by the coding sequence ATGACAATGCAGAGAAGACGTATCCGTAAAAGGAAAAAAGTTTGTAATTTTTGTGTTGATAAGATAAATACAATTGATTATAAAGAAGTAAACAAAGTAAAAAAGTATATCTCTGAAAGAGGTAAAATTCTTCCAAGAAGAATTACAGGAAATTGTGCAAAGCACCAACGTGCTCTGACGATTGCTATAAAAAGAGCAAGGCATATAGCTCTTTTACCATTTACACAAGATTAA
- a CDS encoding single-stranded DNA-binding protein, with product MNKVILMGRLTRDPEVRYSQSAEPLAIARYSLAVNKRFKRDGEPDADFINVVAFGKTGEFAEKYFKKGQMVAIVGRIQVRSWDDQEGKKRWTTEVVVEEQYFAESKASFESHQSRQSQQNNSAPFKDEPEGFYPINESLEDEDLPF from the coding sequence ATGAATAAGGTTATTTTAATGGGACGACTGACCAGAGATCCAGAGGTAAGATACTCGCAAAGTGCAGAACCGTTGGCAATAGCTAGATATTCTTTAGCAGTTAATAAAAGGTTTAAACGTGATGGAGAACCGGATGCAGATTTTATTAATGTTGTTGCTTTTGGTAAAACAGGAGAATTCGCTGAAAAGTACTTTAAAAAAGGACAGATGGTAGCGATTGTAGGGCGTATTCAAGTTCGCTCATGGGATGACCAAGAGGGCAAAAAAAGATGGACAACCGAAGTGGTAGTAGAGGAACAATATTTTGCAGAAAGCAAAGCTTCTTTTGAATCTCATCAAAGTCGACAATCCCAACAAAATAATTCAGCCCCTTTTAAAGATGAACCGGAAGGTTTCTATCCAATCAATGAAAGTTTAGAAGATGAGGATTTACCATTCTAG
- a CDS encoding 30S ribosomal protein S6, protein MNKYELSVVLVPTLDEESKASELERIQKYITRFGGTMDNIDDWGKRKLAYEIDKINEGFYYFIYFTADANAPEEIESRIRIMDSVLRYMFIKQED, encoded by the coding sequence ATGAACAAATACGAATTATCAGTTGTTCTAGTTCCAACTCTTGACGAGGAATCAAAAGCCTCTGAATTAGAAAGAATTCAAAAGTATATAACAAGATTTGGTGGAACTATGGATAATATTGATGATTGGGGTAAAAGAAAATTAGCCTATGAAATCGATAAAATTAATGAAGGTTTTTATTACTTTATTTACTTCACGGCTGATGCAAATGCTCCAGAAGAAATTGAAAGTCGCATTCGTATTATGGATTCTGTACTTAGATACATGTTCATAAAACAAGAAGATTAA
- a CDS encoding DUF951 domain-containing protein codes for MEVNMKFYIGDIVQMKKPHPCGENKWEVLRVGIDFRIRCMKCSHLVMLPRAKFEKSVKKILDRKKNIEEKDNL; via the coding sequence ATGGAGGTAAATATGAAATTTTATATAGGTGATATTGTTCAAATGAAAAAGCCCCACCCCTGCGGTGAAAACAAATGGGAAGTTCTTAGGGTAGGAATAGATTTTAGGATCCGCTGTATGAAATGCAGCCATTTGGTAATGCTACCAAGAGCCAAATTCGAAAAAAGCGTAAAAAAGATTCTAGATAGAAAAAAAAATATAGAAGAAAAAGACAATCTATAA
- a CDS encoding TMEM165/GDT1 family protein: protein MNWKLFFSAFITLFIAELGDKTQLAVFCMSADKKQPIPIFLGASLGLILVTFIGAFFGEYLSKLIPQHIIKLVAGCLFIGIGIFVLKEVFFEMSK, encoded by the coding sequence ATGAATTGGAAACTTTTCTTCTCTGCTTTTATTACCTTATTTATTGCTGAATTAGGAGACAAAACACAATTAGCTGTATTTTGTATGAGTGCTGATAAAAAACAGCCGATTCCCATATTTTTAGGTGCTTCTTTGGGATTAATACTTGTTACATTCATAGGGGCATTTTTCGGCGAATATTTATCCAAATTAATTCCACAGCATATTATAAAGCTTGTTGCTGGTTGTCTATTTATTGGAATTGGAATATTTGTTTTGAAGGAGGTCTTTTTTGAAATGTCGAAATAA